Proteins encoded together in one Aminipila butyrica window:
- a CDS encoding adenylate kinase, which translates to MNLILLGPPGAGKGTQATRIIERYSIPHISTGDIFRKNIKEGTALGKKAQEYMNKGELVPDDLVIEIATTRLLDEDCKDGFLLDGFPRTVHQAEKLDEFLAAHNKKVDKVLDIAVEKEELMTRLIGRRVCRSCGATYHVVSMPPAKEGVCDVCGGELYQRSDDTEATVANRIEVYNSQTMPLVDYYTEKGNIAHIDGAAGLENVFTAIVNVLGE; encoded by the coding sequence ATGAATTTAATTTTATTAGGCCCTCCGGGTGCTGGAAAAGGCACACAGGCGACCAGAATAATAGAAAGATATAGCATTCCGCATATATCTACTGGCGATATATTCAGAAAAAATATAAAGGAAGGAACCGCCCTTGGCAAGAAAGCTCAAGAGTACATGAACAAGGGCGAGCTCGTTCCTGACGACCTGGTAATAGAAATAGCTACTACCAGACTGCTAGACGAGGATTGCAAGGACGGTTTTTTACTGGACGGCTTTCCGAGAACAGTGCATCAGGCTGAAAAGCTCGATGAATTTCTGGCAGCTCACAACAAGAAGGTCGACAAGGTTTTGGATATTGCCGTAGAGAAAGAGGAGTTGATGACCCGGCTGATTGGACGGAGAGTCTGCCGATCCTGCGGTGCTACCTATCACGTAGTAAGTATGCCACCGGCTAAGGAAGGCGTTTGTGACGTCTGCGGCGGTGAGTTGTATCAGCGAAGTGATGATACGGAGGCTACAGTAGCTAACCGTATTGAAGTGTACAACTCACAGACCATGCCTTTGGTAGATTATTACACCGAAAAAGGAAACATCGCTCATATCGATGGAGCAGCAGGCCTTGAAAACGTATTTACTGCTATTGTAAATGTGTTAGGAGAATAA
- the map gene encoding type I methionyl aminopeptidase encodes MIIIKSEQEINIMRESGKVTGYILRELENFIKPGLSTMDVNNFVEETILKNHMIPSFKGYYDYPASACVSVNEEVVHGIPSKKRILKEGDIVSVDVGSTYKGYVSDAARTYAVGQISEEAAKLIRVTRESFFEGLKFCKVGYRLSDISHAIQSKAEGEGFSVIRDFVGHGVGRKMHEEPQIPNYGKPGRGPRLASGMVFAIEPMINQGTYEVETLLDNWTVVTLDGKLSAHYENTVVITDGEPELLTL; translated from the coding sequence ATGATCATCATCAAATCAGAACAAGAGATTAACATAATGCGGGAATCCGGTAAGGTGACAGGCTACATTCTCCGGGAATTGGAAAACTTTATTAAGCCAGGTCTGTCTACTATGGATGTGAACAACTTTGTGGAAGAAACTATTTTGAAAAATCATATGATTCCTTCTTTCAAAGGCTATTACGACTATCCGGCTTCGGCCTGTGTATCTGTAAATGAGGAAGTAGTCCACGGGATTCCTTCCAAGAAGCGGATACTGAAGGAAGGGGACATTGTCAGCGTAGACGTAGGGTCTACCTACAAGGGCTACGTTAGTGATGCAGCCAGAACCTATGCCGTAGGGCAGATTAGCGAAGAGGCCGCCAAGCTGATTCGGGTCACCAGAGAAAGTTTCTTTGAGGGACTTAAATTCTGTAAGGTAGGATATCGGTTGTCGGATATTTCTCATGCAATCCAGAGCAAAGCTGAGGGAGAAGGGTTCTCTGTTATCCGGGATTTCGTGGGCCACGGTGTGGGCCGCAAAATGCACGAAGAGCCGCAGATTCCAAACTACGGCAAGCCGGGCCGAGGCCCTAGGCTGGCCAGTGGGATGGTATTTGCCATTGAGCCCATGATCAACCAGGGGACTTATGAGGTGGAAACCCTGCTGGACAACTGGACCGTAGTTACGTTGGACGGCAAGTTGTCAGCGCATTATGAAAATACTGTTGTTATTACAGATGGTGAGCCTGAGCTGCTTACCTTATAA
- the infA gene encoding translation initiation factor IF-1, with translation MAKKDVIEVLGTVVDAQPNAMFVVKLENGYEVLAHISGKIRMNFIRILPGDRVKVELSPYDLTRGRITWRDK, from the coding sequence ATGGCGAAAAAAGACGTCATCGAAGTATTGGGTACCGTTGTAGATGCTCAGCCAAACGCGATGTTTGTGGTGAAGCTTGAAAATGGATACGAAGTACTTGCACACATTTCAGGAAAAATAAGAATGAATTTCATCCGCATCCTTCCCGGCGATAGGGTGAAGGTGGAGCTTTCCCCTTATGACCTGACCCGGGGCAGGATTACGTGGAGAGATAAATAA
- the rpmJ gene encoding 50S ribosomal protein L36 has protein sequence MKVRASVKPICEKCKIIKRNGKVMVICENPKHKQKQG, from the coding sequence ATGAAAGTTAGAGCATCCGTTAAACCAATCTGCGAAAAGTGCAAGATAATCAAAAGAAACGGCAAGGTCATGGTTATCTGCGAAAATCCAAAGCACAAGCAGAAGCAAGGTTGA
- the rpsM gene encoding 30S ribosomal protein S13 encodes MARIAGVDLPREKRVEIGLTYIFGIGRKSSNAILEKAGISPDTRVKDLTEDEAGRIRKIIEQEYLVEGDLRREVSLNIKRLMEIGCYRGIRHRRGLPVRGQKTKTNARTRKGPKKTVGRKKKK; translated from the coding sequence ATGGCTCGTATAGCCGGAGTAGATTTACCTAGAGAAAAAAGAGTAGAGATTGGACTGACATACATTTTTGGTATTGGAAGAAAGTCTTCTAACGCTATTCTTGAAAAAGCTGGCATCAGTCCTGACACAAGAGTTAAAGATTTAACTGAGGACGAGGCTGGTAGAATCAGAAAGATCATTGAACAGGAATACCTTGTAGAAGGTGATTTGAGGAGAGAAGTTTCCTTGAACATCAAGAGATTGATGGAAATTGGCTGCTACAGAGGTATCAGACATAGAAGAGGACTTCCTGTTAGAGGACAGAAGACCAAGACAAATGCCAGAACTCGTAAAGGTCCGAAGAAGACTGTAGGAAGAAAGAAGAAGAAGTAA
- the rpsK gene encoding 30S ribosomal protein S11: MAKTVKKTVRKKRRERKNIEKGQAHIQSTFNNTLVTLTDLSGNALSWSSAGSLGFKGSRKSTPFAAQMAAEEAAKAAMEHGLKTVEVYVKGPGSGREAAIRALQAAGLEINMIKDITPIPHNGCRPPKRRRV; encoded by the coding sequence ATGGCTAAGACTGTAAAGAAGACAGTTAGAAAAAAGAGAAGAGAACGCAAGAACATTGAAAAAGGCCAGGCACATATCCAATCCACCTTTAACAACACTCTTGTTACTCTTACAGATTTAAGCGGCAACGCATTATCATGGTCCAGCGCAGGTTCTCTGGGTTTTAAAGGCTCCAGAAAGTCCACGCCTTTTGCTGCACAGATGGCAGCAGAAGAGGCAGCAAAGGCTGCTATGGAACACGGCTTAAAGACAGTAGAAGTATACGTAAAGGGCCCAGGCTCCGGACGTGAAGCTGCTATCCGAGCATTGCAGGCTGCAGGTCTCGAAATCAATATGATTAAGGATATTACACCAATCCCTCATAATGGTTGCAGACCGCCGAAGAGAAGAAGAGTCTAA
- the rpsD gene encoding 30S ribosomal protein S4 translates to MARYTGANCRLCRREGQKLFLKGERCYSSKCAIEKRNYAPGQHGQSRKKVTEYGLQLREKQKAKRFYGLLETQFRNLFEKAAKKKGITGENFLIMLETRLDNVVFRMGFASSRKEARQLVTHGHFTLNGKKVDIPSLEVKAGDVIKVKEKSQSSPKFKEVKEMSISVPSWISVDVEKLEGKVVSIPRREEIDTPVAEHLIVELYSK, encoded by the coding sequence ATGGCAAGATATACAGGTGCTAATTGCAGATTATGCAGAAGAGAAGGCCAGAAGCTGTTTTTAAAGGGCGAAAGATGCTATAGCTCAAAATGCGCTATTGAAAAGAGAAATTACGCTCCTGGACAGCACGGGCAGTCCAGAAAGAAAGTGACTGAGTACGGGCTTCAGTTGAGAGAAAAGCAGAAAGCAAAGAGATTCTACGGACTGCTGGAAACACAGTTCAGAAACTTGTTTGAAAAGGCTGCTAAGAAGAAAGGTATCACTGGTGAAAACTTCCTGATTATGCTGGAGACTAGACTGGACAACGTTGTGTTCAGAATGGGCTTTGCATCATCCAGAAAGGAAGCAAGACAGCTGGTAACACACGGACATTTTACCCTGAATGGTAAGAAGGTAGACATTCCTTCCCTAGAAGTAAAGGCCGGAGATGTAATCAAGGTTAAGGAAAAGAGCCAGAGTTCCCCTAAATTCAAGGAAGTGAAAGAGATGTCTATCAGCGTGCCTTCATGGATCAGCGTAGACGTTGAAAAGCTGGAAGGAAAGGTTGTATCTATCCCTAGAAGAGAAGAGATCGATACACCGGTCGCAGAGCATCTTATCGTCGAATTATATTCCAAATAA
- a CDS encoding DNA-directed RNA polymerase subunit alpha, giving the protein MIEIEKPTIECIFSEEDANYGKFVVEPLERGYGTTLGNSLRRILLSSLPGAAVTSVKIDGILHEFSTIPGVKEDVTEIILNLKKLAVRLSGDNTKRVIINAVGPKEVTAADIIGDMDMEIFNPDLHIATLEENATLVMEINLARGRGYVPAEQNKTESTPIAVIPVDSIYTPVKKVNFTVENTRVGQVTDYDKLVLEIWTDGSITPEEGVSIGAKIMQEHLNLFIELTDATDSMEIMVEKEEDQKEKALEMTIEELELSVRSFNCLKRAAINTVEELTHKSEEDMMKVRNLGKKSLDEVKHKLEELGLGLRPSDE; this is encoded by the coding sequence GTGATAGAAATCGAAAAACCAACAATAGAGTGTATATTCTCAGAAGAAGATGCGAATTATGGTAAATTTGTAGTAGAACCCCTTGAAAGAGGATATGGAACCACGCTGGGAAACAGCTTAAGAAGAATTCTTCTAAGCTCCCTGCCTGGTGCAGCTGTAACATCCGTTAAAATCGATGGAATTCTTCACGAATTTTCAACGATTCCAGGAGTAAAGGAAGATGTTACAGAGATTATCTTAAATCTGAAGAAGTTGGCGGTTCGCCTGAGTGGTGACAACACCAAGCGGGTAATCATCAATGCTGTCGGACCCAAGGAAGTGACTGCCGCAGATATTATCGGCGACATGGACATGGAGATATTCAATCCCGATTTGCATATAGCCACACTGGAAGAAAACGCCACGCTGGTTATGGAGATTAACCTGGCTCGGGGCAGAGGCTACGTCCCTGCTGAGCAGAATAAGACAGAGAGTACCCCGATTGCGGTGATTCCTGTGGATTCCATCTACACGCCGGTAAAAAAGGTAAACTTTACCGTTGAGAATACTCGTGTGGGTCAGGTGACGGACTACGACAAGCTGGTCCTGGAGATTTGGACAGATGGGTCCATCACCCCAGAAGAAGGGGTATCCATTGGAGCGAAGATTATGCAGGAGCATTTGAACCTGTTTATCGAGCTGACGGATGCTACTGATTCTATGGAAATCATGGTGGAGAAGGAAGAAGACCAGAAAGAAAAGGCTCTGGAGATGACCATCGAAGAGCTGGAGCTGTCTGTGCGTTCCTTCAACTGCTTGAAGCGGGCTGCTATCAACACAGTGGAAGAGCTTACTCACAAATCCGAAGAGGATATGATGAAGGTGCGAAACCTGGGTAAGAAGTCCCTGGACGAAGTAAAACACAAACTTGAAGAATTGGGTCTTGGTTTAAGACCTAGTGACGAATAA
- the rplQ gene encoding 50S ribosomal protein L17: MPGYRKLGRPTAHRKAMLRNIVTDLFREGRISTTDCRAKEARREAEKLITLAKRGDLHARRQVLAYVYDENVVTKLFEEIAPKYAERNGGYTRILKLGPRQGDCAEVVFLELV, from the coding sequence ATGCCAGGATACAGAAAACTCGGCAGACCTACTGCTCACAGAAAAGCAATGCTTAGAAACATCGTTACGGATCTTTTCAGAGAAGGACGGATTTCTACGACCGATTGCAGAGCAAAAGAGGCTAGAAGAGAAGCAGAAAAATTGATTACACTTGCTAAGCGTGGAGATCTTCACGCTAGAAGACAGGTGCTTGCATATGTATACGACGAAAACGTGGTAACAAAGCTGTTTGAAGAAATAGCACCAAAGTATGCAGAGAGAAATGGTGGTTACACCAGAATCTTGAAATTAGGACCAAGACAGGGAGACTGCGCAGAAGTAGTATTCTTAGAGCTTGTATAA
- a CDS encoding energy-coupling factor transporter ATPase — MEKIIKIDNLTFSYMRESDQRLVEAVKGLDLEIEKGSFLAVIGKNGSGKSTLAKNINALLLPTGGAVYVKGWDTKADDHLWDVRQTVGMIFQNPDNQLVSSIVEDDVAFGPENLGVPPEEIRQRVDEALKAVNMYQHRKKAPHLLSGGQKQRIAIAGVVAMRPDCIIFDEPTAMLDPKGRREVMDIIRKLHQEGITVLLITHFMEEAANADRVLIMDKGQRILDGTPVEIFSEIETIRELGLDVPTAVDMADRLRKRGIPVPSHIIRSEEMVEYLCQYK, encoded by the coding sequence ATGGAAAAAATTATTAAAATAGACAACTTAACTTTTTCTTATATGAGAGAAAGCGATCAGCGGCTGGTGGAAGCCGTAAAAGGCCTGGATCTGGAGATCGAAAAGGGCAGCTTTCTGGCTGTCATCGGTAAAAATGGTTCTGGCAAATCTACCTTGGCTAAAAATATCAACGCCTTGCTGTTGCCGACAGGGGGAGCTGTATATGTTAAGGGGTGGGATACCAAGGCAGATGACCACCTGTGGGATGTCCGCCAAACCGTAGGCATGATCTTCCAAAACCCGGATAACCAGTTGGTGTCCTCCATCGTGGAGGATGACGTTGCTTTTGGTCCAGAGAATCTGGGGGTTCCCCCAGAAGAAATCCGTCAACGGGTAGATGAAGCCTTAAAAGCGGTGAATATGTACCAGCATCGGAAAAAGGCGCCGCACCTGCTGTCGGGTGGTCAAAAACAACGAATTGCCATTGCCGGTGTGGTAGCCATGAGACCCGATTGCATCATCTTTGATGAACCCACCGCCATGCTGGATCCCAAGGGACGAAGGGAAGTGATGGATATTATCCGCAAGCTGCATCAGGAGGGCATCACCGTCTTGCTCATCACCCATTTTATGGAGGAGGCCGCAAATGCAGATCGGGTATTGATCATGGACAAGGGGCAGCGAATTTTAGATGGAACACCTGTAGAAATATTTTCAGAAATTGAGACGATTCGGGAACTGGGACTGGATGTGCCGACAGCGGTAGATATGGCAGATCGGCTTCGAAAGAGGGGTATACCTGTACCCAGTCACATCATCCGTTCGGAGGAAATGGTAGAATATTTATGTCAATACAAATAA
- a CDS encoding energy-coupling factor transporter ATPase — translation MSIQIRNLKHVYSEGLPFESVALDDVSFEIGDGEIVGIIGHTGSGKSTLIQHLNGLLKPKSGQILVGDVDITGPGVSMKDIRRRIGLVFQYPEYQLFEETVKLDVAFGPLNLGLSREEAEARAKEAISLVGLDYEEIGERSPFDLSGGQKRRVAIAGVIAMKPEVLILDEPTAGLDPSSHRELLAVIQRIYREQGGILILVSHNMRDIANLADRVLVMDKGRLAMSGTPREVFARRAELTDMGLSVPPAAEILYQLQERGFPIDPEVLNMEEAVEELMRRL, via the coding sequence ATGTCAATACAAATAAGAAATTTGAAACATGTGTACAGTGAAGGGCTTCCCTTTGAATCTGTTGCTTTGGATGACGTGAGCTTTGAAATTGGGGATGGAGAGATTGTCGGCATTATCGGTCATACCGGCTCGGGCAAATCTACTTTGATACAGCATTTGAATGGATTATTGAAGCCTAAGTCGGGGCAGATCCTCGTAGGAGATGTGGATATCACGGGCCCGGGAGTCTCCATGAAGGACATTCGTCGACGAATTGGTTTGGTTTTTCAGTATCCGGAATATCAGCTTTTTGAGGAGACCGTCAAACTGGACGTGGCTTTTGGTCCGCTGAATCTGGGTCTTAGCAGGGAGGAAGCAGAAGCTCGGGCAAAGGAAGCTATAAGTCTGGTAGGACTGGATTATGAAGAAATTGGGGAGAGATCCCCTTTTGACTTATCCGGCGGGCAGAAACGGCGGGTAGCCATAGCAGGGGTCATTGCTATGAAGCCAGAGGTGCTCATTTTAGACGAGCCTACAGCAGGACTGGATCCTAGCTCCCATCGGGAGTTGCTGGCCGTTATTCAGCGGATTTATCGGGAGCAGGGAGGCATTCTGATACTGGTGTCTCACAACATGAGAGACATTGCTAATTTGGCAGACCGGGTGCTGGTCATGGACAAAGGGCGGCTGGCTATGAGCGGAACACCTCGAGAGGTGTTTGCCAGAAGAGCAGAGCTGACGGACATGGGACTCAGCGTGCCCCCAGCAGCAGAAATTTTATACCAGCTGCAAGAGCGAGGTTTTCCAATTGACCCGGAAGTGCTGAATATGGAAGAAGCAGTAGAGGAATTAATGAGGCGGTTATGA
- a CDS encoding energy-coupling factor transporter transmembrane component T family protein produces MIRDITLGQYYPGNSLIHKLDPRIKISGTFLYIVALFVVSDFIGFGLSALALAAVIGISRVPFGFISKGLKPVFLIITFTFLINMFMTDGETLFQLGFLRLTKEGLYNACFMGLRLVLLIFGSSLLTLTTKPISLTDGIEYMLSPFKRIGVPAHELAMMMTIALRFIPTLLEETDKIMKAQMARGADFESGNLLKRAKSLVPLLVPLFISAFRIAQDLAMAMESRCYRGGDQRTRLHAMKLAARDGAALLALVLFLALIIFQSRIL; encoded by the coding sequence ATGATTAGAGACATTACATTAGGACAATACTATCCGGGCAATTCCCTCATTCACAAACTGGATCCCCGGATAAAAATCAGCGGCACCTTTCTTTACATTGTGGCATTATTTGTAGTCAGTGATTTTATCGGCTTTGGACTGTCTGCTCTAGCGCTGGCTGCCGTCATCGGCATTTCCAGAGTGCCCTTTGGCTTTATATCCAAAGGACTGAAGCCAGTCTTTCTGATTATTACCTTTACCTTTTTAATCAATATGTTTATGACCGACGGGGAGACTTTGTTTCAACTGGGCTTTCTGCGACTGACAAAAGAAGGGCTGTACAATGCCTGCTTCATGGGTCTGAGACTGGTACTGCTTATCTTTGGTTCCTCTCTGCTGACCTTGACCACGAAGCCTATCAGTTTGACAGACGGCATTGAATACATGCTGAGTCCTTTCAAGCGAATCGGAGTTCCTGCTCACGAGTTGGCCATGATGATGACCATTGCGCTGCGGTTTATTCCCACTTTGCTGGAAGAGACAGATAAGATTATGAAAGCTCAGATGGCCAGAGGCGCAGATTTTGAAAGCGGTAACCTGCTGAAACGAGCTAAAAGCCTGGTTCCTTTGCTGGTACCGTTGTTTATCAGTGCCTTTCGCATCGCGCAGGATTTAGCCATGGCTATGGAGTCTCGTTGCTATAGGGGCGGGGACCAGCGGACTCGTCTTCATGCGATGAAACTAGCAGCTCGGGATGGGGCGGCACTTCTGGCTCTGGTTTTATTCCTGGCATTAATTATTTTCCAATCGCGTATATTGTAA
- a CDS encoding L,D-transpeptidase, with amino-acid sequence MKHFNLLLTALCLAVVFVFLLILGPDVEKARLDKESGTPATGDAVVTSDQETEEAALVSSEEAGQEESKALSYGFNLKYDKYLVERPYTYIVNGEKRYFQFNLMRQRIDTVEKAMGSYRMTYIDNYKNRNGQAPQYKGRDVDPQGGSRGASAPAYPDIRQPEEFIYLADGTLVQVLEEDQDFTLVGLVGTDAEFSVPNRYIPQEDGLISLKKVIIVDRKNQNIATFEKEGESWNITSYSKATTGKEGRYHQLTPLGYYFAIEKKPKFYYLKDGTDQIEGYAPYAVRFTAGAYTHGVSSAYTYTADGGRLDPGIHEFSSSIGTVPLSHKCVRNYTSHAKFIYDWYEHGSTIVIVIE; translated from the coding sequence GTGAAACATTTTAATCTTTTATTGACAGCTCTGTGTCTGGCAGTGGTTTTTGTCTTTCTGCTCATTCTAGGGCCGGATGTGGAAAAGGCGCGGCTGGATAAGGAAAGCGGGACACCTGCTACCGGAGACGCTGTGGTCACTTCTGACCAGGAAACAGAAGAAGCTGCTCTCGTTTCATCAGAGGAGGCAGGGCAAGAGGAGAGTAAGGCACTCTCTTATGGATTTAACTTGAAATATGATAAATATCTGGTGGAAAGGCCGTACACTTATATTGTAAACGGAGAAAAGCGGTACTTTCAGTTTAACCTTATGCGCCAGCGGATTGACACCGTGGAAAAGGCTATGGGCAGCTACCGCATGACGTATATTGATAATTATAAGAATCGAAACGGTCAAGCCCCCCAGTATAAGGGTCGTGATGTGGATCCTCAAGGAGGCAGCCGAGGGGCATCAGCCCCGGCTTACCCAGATATTCGTCAGCCGGAAGAGTTCATTTATTTGGCTGATGGCACGCTAGTTCAAGTATTAGAAGAGGATCAGGATTTCACTTTGGTGGGACTGGTTGGCACTGATGCGGAGTTTTCTGTGCCTAATCGGTATATTCCACAGGAGGACGGGCTGATCTCTCTGAAAAAGGTCATTATCGTAGACCGAAAAAACCAGAATATCGCTACCTTTGAAAAAGAAGGAGAAAGCTGGAATATTACTTCTTACAGTAAGGCCACGACTGGAAAAGAAGGCCGGTACCATCAACTTACCCCACTAGGCTACTATTTCGCCATTGAGAAGAAGCCTAAATTCTATTACTTAAAAGACGGCACAGATCAAATCGAAGGTTATGCGCCTTACGCAGTGCGTTTTACGGCAGGAGCCTATACTCACGGCGTATCCAGTGCTTATACTTATACAGCGGATGGGGGAAGGCTGGACCCTGGCATTCACGAGTTTTCCAGCAGCATTGGCACCGTGCCTTTATCTCATAAATGCGTGCGGAATTATACTTCTCACGCTAAGTTTATATATGATTGGTATGAGCATGGAAGCACTATCGTCATTGTAATCGAGTAA
- the trmB gene encoding tRNA (guanosine(46)-N7)-methyltransferase TrmB has translation MRQRKVKNLEERLAVCSAYVVAEAKEKKGSWKSLFGNEQPLYMELGCGKGQFVIKQAVRHPERNFIAVEGHDTVLLRALEKAAETQLPNLKFVRGYIQDVNDYFAENELDGIYLNFSDPWPKDRHVKRRLTHERFLTGYQTVIKDSGTVEFKTDNNELFEFSIDEIKAQGYEIVEYTRDLHNSAFSARQVTTEYEDKFSRQNKCINYVKFVV, from the coding sequence ATGAGACAACGAAAAGTAAAGAATCTGGAAGAACGGTTAGCTGTCTGTTCCGCCTATGTGGTGGCAGAGGCAAAGGAAAAGAAGGGCTCTTGGAAGAGCCTGTTTGGTAACGAGCAGCCACTGTATATGGAGTTGGGTTGTGGAAAGGGTCAGTTTGTAATCAAACAGGCAGTTCGCCATCCAGAGAGAAACTTTATTGCAGTAGAAGGCCATGATACTGTGTTACTGCGGGCTTTAGAAAAAGCAGCAGAGACTCAATTGCCCAACTTGAAATTTGTTCGGGGCTACATTCAGGACGTTAACGACTATTTCGCAGAGAACGAGCTGGACGGTATTTATTTGAATTTCAGCGATCCTTGGCCAAAGGACCGGCACGTAAAGCGGCGGCTGACTCACGAGCGATTTTTGACAGGCTATCAGACCGTCATTAAAGATAGTGGCACGGTTGAATTCAAAACGGACAATAATGAGCTATTTGAGTTTTCTATTGATGAGATTAAGGCACAAGGCTATGAGATTGTGGAATATACCAGGGACCTGCATAATTCAGCATTTTCAGCCAGACAGGTGACTACAGAATATGAGGATAAGTTCAGCCGACAGAACAAATGCATCAACTATGTAAAGTTTGTCGTGTAG